A segment of the Bos javanicus breed banteng chromosome 22, ARS-OSU_banteng_1.0, whole genome shotgun sequence genome:
TGTGGAGGACTTCCCTTGAGGCTGGGCTGAGCCTATCATGTGCTTTAATTAAGTGAATGTGGGCAAAGTGACGCTGTGCTGATTCTGGGCTTCAGCCTTAAGAAGCTCTGGCAACAATCGCTTTTACGCCCTCAGGAGCCCTGAGTTATACAGCAAGAGAGACCACACAAAGAGGGCCAGGCCCTGAGACGACATGGGAGAAAGGCCCAGCCCTCAGCCAACCTGCCGGCAGAAAGCAGCCACACCAGTGACCACCAGAGAGTAGAATAACCCCTGAGTTGAACTCAGCCCTGCCTGCAGAATtatgaacaaataaaatgttgTTGAGTTACAGGTAGCTGTCACACAGCAAAAGATAACTAAAACAGCATATAACTGGATTCTGGGGGGAACTCAAATtctatgtttttgcttttctttgtcgcacctcacagcttgtgggatcttaagtttccctgatcagggatcgaacccgtgctctctgcagtggaagccagaatcctaaccactggacctccaaggaagtccttcaaatcctatttttttaagtaattaaaaaactTTAACTTTTCCTAAAATAGCATTAAGTAGCAAACAGAAAAGACACCGTAACAAGTTGTGAGAGAGacacagaagaaagggaaaatattttagtattttaaatggtAGTTTTCCTGATTTTTGGACAAAAGGTCCCACATCTTAATTTTGCACTGGGTCCCACATATTAGGAAGTCAGCCCAGCTGCTGACTACTCTGTTCATCCTGAGGCAGGTCTCAACCTTTCCTTATTGAAACCTCCTTCTGTCAATAGCCTTTTGGGGATTCCAGCTGACTGTCACCAATTTCCTCAAATCCTACTTTTAACTCACTGGGGAACTTACTCTTTAAAGGTCTCCTACAAGGCAAAATTTCCTACATTTTAACTTACCAGTGTTCACATCTGTGTATCCACTGCCTTAAAACAAAATCTATATACACATACTAGTGTGAACCTTATGAAGCCACagatatttaggttttttttcttaACCCAAAAGATCAGTTTCTTGGGGTTCAATCTAATAAAATCACTTGAGTTTTAAACAAGTGGTAAGCTATGAAGCTAATGTTcaatttggtggtttttttttttttaaaaaaaaaaccctgactgGCACAGTAAGCTTGATTGcattaaattacattaaaagatACAACACCAGAAGTCATAAATAAGCCATGATATCTCACTCTCTACATGTTTTTTCTTCTGAGATTCCAGGGCATAACTCTACTCCAAGGCCACGGAAACAAAACGCACTCATAATTCTACAATCAGTTATTTTAATTTAGCCCACTCCTGACAAGCCCAAAGAGCTTCTGAGACACCACAACATCTTTGTTCAACATAGAGAATACCAGTacatttcttacattttatttatggtgGAGAATAAGACACAGAAAAGCTGGAtaccttgcccagcatcaggcaAAAATCACTAAGGACTGAGCTCTTTCAAGGGCCTATCCTCTACTTAGCACAACagcctatctttttaaaaagtaagatggGACATCGGTATACCTGGCAGTGTGATGTTGGCAAAAATAGGCTGCCCATCCACATTGAGAGATGGCACAAATAGCTCAGTTTGGTTAACTAGAAGCCCATCAGATGTCCCAGCATCTCGGAAGAGCCAAAGGTGACCTGTTAAGACAAGCAGAGGTTAAGTAGTCACATATCTATTGCCTTCATCTCCCCAGACTGAAATACTTGCCTCTCGTTATGCTCGAATACCATACAAAGCCCTCCCAATAATGTTATTCTATTGAATCCTCACAAAAGGCAATGGAGACAGTAGACAGAAGAGCAACTATACCAGGTTCCAAAATGAAGGCCCTTTCTGCTACCTTGGTGCAAAAGCAAAGTATTTGAACTGCAAATCACATCCAGTGGTGCAAACTAAAAGGAGAGAGGTCACCAACTCCTCAGATCTGTGCTTTTCAAAAACAACAAGGTACAAAAACATCACACTGAGAGAAAAAAGCCAGATAGAGAAGAGTACATTCTGTATGAAGAGATGAAACTAAACAAGGATGTGAAAAATCCAAAGAGTAGAAAGGGGCAAGACAGAACTTTCTGGGATAATGGAAATATTCTAATCTATAACTTGATCTAGGTATTGTCAAAACCTATTAAATGCTAGGATCTGTGTATTTTACTgcatgcaaattaaaaaatggatttaagaaataaatatatcttatgcaaaaaaaaaaaaaaagagagggggacAGTTGGAAGGAGACAAAAAATCCCAGGCCTAAGATTCTGttcaaggaaggaaggaggctcTTTCAGAACAAAAACAGCATGAGATCCTGGGCATATGTTTACTTGACGATTTGGAGGCAAAATTTAAGAAATGTCAAGTGAGAAGTAATGTTTTTTATTGTGgcgaaatatacataacataaaattggttattttaatcatttttaagtgtataatttagGAACATTAAGTACATTCAGGAAGTAATTTTTTTAACGTTTGTATTAAATCAGGCACAGATAAATTTTAGAGAATACAAAAGTCACACAATTTCCCAGATATAAGACTGCAGAAATGTGGATGTCTGGAAGAATTGAATtcttcctcattaaaaaaaaaaaaaaaaattattttttttcctaggaTACTACGTGGCCTgcaaggatcttagttcccccaccaggaatccaaccagggccAGCAGAGAAACCACTGAGTCCTAAAACACtggtgcatgcttagtcgctcagtcatgtctgactctgtcaccccatggactgcaccccgccaggctcctctgttcatggggattctccaggtaagaatactggagtgggttgccctaccctcctccaggggatctccccaagccagggactgaacccaggtcaccctcattgcaggctgattctttaccttctgagccacagggaagcccaaagaattcCCGTTCCTCATTTAGTATTAGGAGAAATTTGGTGTAAAAGTTTGAAGAGCATCACTGACTATGCTACCCTCAAAGAAAAAAGATTCATCAAGATCCTCTGAGAAAGATAGTGAATTTTTAGTAAGCGTTAACTTCATTTGGCCTGGACATCTCCAGCCTGGGTTATTACAACAGTTTTCTAACTCTTACCAGTAGTCTTCCCCTTCCAAATGACCTTGCATCCTGGGGAAGCTTTTTAGTATTAAATCAGGCAATACCATTTCTCTGTTTAATAATTTCCAATGGCCCCCATTTTCCTAGGGGTAAAATCATTTTTCAGACTTCCTCTCCCATTGCataccctctcccctctcccaggtTCCAGGTGTCAGGCCATGCGGTTCTGTCTGTCTACAGCTCTCAACTCCTGTCTTGGGTTGGTCAGATTCCATGCATCTTCCAGAATTCTCCTTTTCTGGGAAGCTTCCCTAACTGAAAGCACACCCCCTTCTCTTTCACTGAGCAGGTGCAATGCTGTGCTCCGTTCCTACTGCAGCAATTATGACACTGGCTTGTTCTTATCTATCTATGCATTTGTCTCTTCTAATGGGCAGAAAAGACACTTCATCAAGACAGGGACCCGACGCGGACCGGCTCACTGGGCACACCGGAGAATGTGGGATTCTCCTAATCACAAACTGAACAAATGGGCGTGAGGGATGGAATACACGTGGGGTTGATATTCAAATGCAAATTACTCAGTCTTAGAAAGATACTGTCACTTACTAGTTGCGTCAACTTGAATCTGTCACAATCTCTCTTGGGGCCTCAGTTCCTCgattgtaaaatgggaataaaaatgacAACAGCAGCTGCCTCCCCCGAATGGGGCGGCGGGGATTCGGTGAGACCGAGCCACGGTCACCGTGATTCTCAGGCCTACAGCGCGGCTCGCTGCGCTCAGCTCAAGGGGGCGGCGCGGCCGGGCGCGACAGGGCGACCCCGGACCGCCTACCTCGGTAGCTGTGGATGCGGCGGCCCGTGCCGGGGGGCAGCGTCGGGTAAGGCTGGGGCTCGCCATCGAAGTTGAGCCACACGGGCAGCACCACGCGCGGGCTGCGGTTGCAGAAGATGACCTGGGACGGCTCGCGCGTGTTCACGGAGCGCAGCACCGGCCGCAGCCGCCCGGCCTCCATCTCCCGCTCGGCGCCGGGGTCCTCTGCACTCGCCTCCTGAGCGCCGGCCTCAGCCTCTTCCGCGTCCCCCGCCTTCCGGGGCATTACCTCCGAGAGCCTAGACTACCCGGGCCTCGCGGGATTCGCCGgccgcgcggggcggggcggggggtgcgtGCGCGTCCCCGGGCAGGCGTACGTGCGGCTTTCGCGTGCTCTCGGTGGAGGATGGATTACACCCTGAAGATGGCAGGCTAGAGGCGGTGCGCATGCGCAGATGTATCACCTAACTTTAGGGGACTAGCCTTCTGTGAGGCGGAGGGTGGCGCTAGGCCATTTTGCCCCAGGGTTTCCTCTGAACGTTAGATTCTTGTGCCTCccataggtttttctttttttttttttttttttattaattttttattttttttttttcactttccagagtagatttttttttaatttattttttttccctaattttatttttaaactttacataattgtattagttttgccaaatatcaaaatgaatccaccacaggtttacatgtgttccccatcccgaaccctcctccctcctccctccccataccatccctctgggccgtcccagtgcaccagccccaagcatccagcatcatgcatcgaacctggactggcaactcgtttcctacatgatattttacatgtttcattgccattctcccaaatcttcccaccctctccctctcccacagagtccataagactgttctatacatcagtgtctcttttgctgtctcgtacaccgggttattgttaccatctttctaaattccatatatatgcgttagtatactgtatttatgtttttccttctggcttacttcactctgtataataggctccagttttatccacctcatcagaactgattcaaatgtattctttttaatggctgagtaatactccattgtgtatatgtaccacagcttttttatccattcatctgctgatggacatctaggttgcttccatgtcttggctattataaacagtgctgcaatgaacattggggtacacgtgtctctttcccttctggtttcctcagtgtgtatgcccagcagtggggttgctggatcataaggcagttctatttccagttttttaaggaatctccacactgttctccatagtggctgtactagtttgcattcccaccaacagtgtaaaagggttcccttttctccacaccctctccagcatttattatttgcagacttttggattgcagccattctgactggtgtgaaatggtacctcatagtggttttgatttgcatttctctgataatgagtgatgttgagcatcttttcatgtgtttgatgCTCCCATAGGTTTTTCACACAGCATTTCTTTAGCTTCATTCATTGCCTTAAGACTGTCATGGTTTTTGCCGTATTTTCCCTACCATCTGCGCTATTTACTAATTTTATTAATCAagttgttttgtttccattttggatCACAAGATTTGAGTTTTGTACAGAAAAGTAGGATAAAGTGAAAATTTCCCTTTCATCCTAGTTCCCCCAACCACCTCAAAAGAATCCCTAGAGGCAATAAATATCatcagttttttgtatttcctttcaaAGTTTTTCTAGGCATACCCAATTGAACACATCTGAGAGGAAATTTTATATCACCACCATCAATGGAAATTCTTTTATCATTTACCAAAAAAGAATACAGAGGAAATAAAACAAGTTATTAAACACAGACCTTAACACTAACATTGTATCATTGCAAACGTTTACATatttaagagaaaggaaaatgtattttGGGTATTCTAAGTCCAAGCTACAGGCTATGTTGTTCTTAGAGTACATTTTACACTATGCCAAACAAGTAGAGAGAAAATGTACCCGTTTTTCAAAACAACTAgtgattttttcttcttctacttctcagccttttcaaaattttcttttaatatgtattttgccttgtttatgcttccctggtggcagagtgataaagaatccacctgccaagcagaagatacaggtttgacccctgggttgggaagatctcctggagatggaaatggcaacccattccagtatttttgcctgggaaattccatggacagaggagcctgttgggctatatagtccatggggtcccaaaaaagttggatacaacttagcaactaaacaatatttTGACCAATTAAAAAGTATAGAGTAATAAACCAAACACTGATAATCTCACCATATAAAATTAACAGTACATTGTCATACTTACTTTTTAGTTATGACAGCATAAATGATGAGGCCAAAATTCCTTTAACTTCCACCctgtttcccttccttcttcagaGGCAGTAACTACCATGAGTTTGATGTGTCTAACCAggctactttttttccccctaaatttattttaaatttccatatgGTAGAGTTCACTCTTTTTGGTGTATAGGGGTGTGTTTTGATAAAATGGATAGTCATGTAACCATCAGGACAATCAAAGTACAGAACAAtccaccctctcccaccccccaaaaatgaGTGTAATCAAACCTTACTCCCAGGCTTAAGTCTTGGCAACTATTGATACATCTTTTTTCCATCTCTATAATTTTCCAGATGGTCATATAATAGGACCACACAGCAGGTAGAATTCTGAGTCTGGCTTTTCACTTAGTGTGCTTGAGATTCATCAATATTGTAGAACGTACCAAGTTTATTCCTTTCCATTGCCAAGTGGTACTCCACAATACACTCACCAGCCAAGGGACACTGAGCAATCATGAATAAAGCTATAAGCATTTGCATACAGGTTTTATGTGTGTGTCCGTtaagttttcacttctcttaggtGAGAATCATCTACAGATAAGACTGCTGAGACACAGTCAGTGCATGCTTAACTTCGTGAGAAATTGCTCAACCGTTTTCCCAAGTGGGttatatcattttgcattcctgccagcaatgtatgagtgttCCAGTCGCTCCACATCCTTGCCTGCACTTAGTATTATCAGGATTTTgtgcattttgaaaaattttagccattctgattgaGTGCATGTGGTGGAATCTGGCTGAGGCTTCAATTTATAGTTTCCCAATGACTAACAATGTTGAAGATCTTTCATGACCTTGTCATCCTTTTGTCTTTGAAGTATCAGTTCAaatcttttgtccatttctttaTTAGCTTTTCTTAGCTGTTGAGTTTTGATAGTTCTTTTATCTAGAACAACTTTGTTAATGATGATGAGATGACTGAGAACAATCTTGATTCAGCAAAGCTGGGTACAATATTaacatttaacctctctgaactcctAGTCTCCATATGGGTCAAATCAAAGCAGCTATCCTatcaacattttaattttgttataaatGGATAAAACATTctatgtttaaatttaaaaacctgaGTGACTCAGTATGGATTAAAATGCAAACCATAACTTTATCATCATCAGTTAGAGTAAAATATATCAGAACTCTACGTTAAGTTGAAGGAACACATTGGGGAcaaaatggtggtggtttagcatAACACTATTTGTGGGCTCAAATGACCTATGTGCAAagatgtgtatcagttcagttcagttcagtcgctcagttgtgtccgactcttcacgaccccatgaatcacagcacgccaggcctccctgtccatcaccaactcccagagttcacccagactcatatccatcgagtcagtgatgccatccagccatctcatcctctgtcgtccccttctcctcttgcccccaatccctcccagcatcagagtcttttccaatgagtcaactcttcgtatcaggtagccaaagtactggagtttcagctttagcatcattccttccaaagaaatcccagggctgatctccttcagaatggactggttggatctccttgtagtccaagggactctcaagagtcttctccaaatggTAGTTTAGCATAACACTATTTATGGGCTGAAATGACCTATGTGCAAAGATGTGTATAACCTGAGAATAAAATACCAATTTCTGGAGCCTGACCAAATATGGTCTTTCAGAAGGAAACCCACAGATAGCCAGGGAAAGTGCCAGAGTTGATAAAATTCCTTAGGCAAGACTTCCAGAAAAGACATGACACAAGCCTTCAGAGAAaggaagctggaagaagcaaaacaaCACAGACATCAATGTGAACAGCATTTGATAGACAGAGCCAGGAAAACCCATGAAGCCTTCTTTACCAAAGGACAGTGAAAGGCAGGTAAAACCAACATGGGTGTGTAGCAGcttaaaaattacttaatagCATTGAACTAGGAACGAGAAAGTTTTAGATCTGGTTTTAGATCTACCACATTCAGAAGTAGAATCTGCGTCAGATAAGTCTAGGTCCATATTCTAGCACCTTTACTCTGTATGACTTGGCACAAGTTTTAGCCTCTCTAAAGAAGTGCatgggggaacttccctggtggtccaggggttaagactttgccttctagtacaggggttgcaggttcgatccctggtagggaagcttagatcccacaagccttacagccaaaaaaccaaaacataaaatagaagcagtatTTTAACATATTCAatagagacttaaaaaatggtccacatcaaaagaaattaaaaaaagaaaaatttcaggaaGAAAGCCTACTTGTTAGGGCTTGaggattaaagacataaagtaCACATAGTACTTAGCACATCTAACATATGGTAGCACTCAATAAATTATAGATAATGCTAGTTATATATCCCTGAGCTGAGGCTCAATATATAAAGGGGGTGATTCATCAAAGGATCAGGTAAGACAGAGCAGTTACCTCTACTAGAGGAGGCTGGGCTCACTGGTTCCCATACCAGTTGTTTTCCCGACAACCAGTAGCTTACCATTAGCAACATCATATTATTTAGGGcactatttttcttttagaaatattaCTTCAATATCATTAAAGAATGTCTATAGCACcataaaaaattatcattttcacATGTCATCTAAGGAAGATTACCATCATTTTTGCCTCTATTACTGTCTCATTATAGTCACTGAATATAGTAGGAATTTGATAAGTATCTGTTAAACTGACTGCAGAGCACCAGATAATCTAAAACCTGAACTTTAGGAATACATTTTTTATCCCAGAAAGGACGGGGAAGATATTATGAATAAATATCTCAAGCAATTGTTAAAAGCATATCAGATGAGCTCAATAATGTTCAAAAACAGCTGTTACCAAAGTGAAGGACGGCAGTTATGCCTCCATTGTAACATCACCTTTTTACATGAAGGTCCTACTTCAGATGGTCTTCCAAAGGTCTAAACAAGGATCTAAGCACAGATGTGTGCTTGCAGCTTGAGCTCTGCAAGGCATTTCAATTGCTATTTACTGACTGCCTGCCTTCTGCAAAGTACCCAGCTGGACAATACAAGCCTAAGGTGCTCATATATACTGTAAGATGCAGACGCTAAGTCAAAGAACAAGACCAAACCCAGGGCTGAAGCGGTGTTAGCATGGCAGGATGGGAGGGACTGTGAAAAAGCAACAGTGCGGCACTCAGTGAAAAGGGAGACAGGACAACTTTATGGAGGAGGTTTGCCTTAAGCTAGACCTTCAGTGGCAAATAAGATCTGAACAGGGAGAAATGACTTCTACATgactaaaatgaaaattctacATGGGGGTTAAGCCTAGTGAGTTGGCACAAGTTTACAGTAGGCTTTGATGCTAGAATGAAAAGTTTAGACACTTCTGTTTAAATGATTTCCTTTCTAAAAGTAGACATTTCGCTTGCACCTAATAAAACTCATAGtctgccatggactgcagttaaACTGTGTAGATGCTGGTATTTAAATAGACGGTAAGCATCACACCTGATTCAACACTGTATATTTTATTGGAGCATAAAGTCCCTACATAGTAAGTACTTGGTAAATGTCTGCTGAATGACCAAAGGATCCCCAGGATGAATGAGCTCAAAGTCCGAATATGGGGGCTCCAGCTTGCAAGCCACCTAGGCTTTGATCAAACGGCTACATCTGAAAGTTTTGTTAGATTAAGAATCCCACACATCAGATTTCTGTGAAAGAGGTGTACCCCGTCTCTAGCTCCTCTCCCCACCACAATCACAGCAGTCAGATAAAGTTGAGGAGTTTATTAGGGAAATATAAGAGGTAAAGACACCCCAAATGACAGACAGAAAACTCTGAAAATGTCCCTTTTCAAGCCAAGTGGGGGCCTGGCCTTGACCtccccaaaaggaaaagaaactggtGGGTTAGCAACAACATTCTCTGGCAGCCACCTCACCAGGGCATCTCAGCCAGGACTGCTTCCTACCCCCAGCCAAAGGTGGGAATAAGACAAGGACTGTTTATAGAATCAATGCACAGGCAATGAGAGCTATAAGGaaagactgagagagagagagagagaagtggggaGGACCTTGACAGAGTCCCAGGTTTTTGGCTCTCAGTGCCTCAAATGTGTTGACATGTAGTTCTACAGAATGTTACTGCAGAGGTAAAATGCCTAACAATGTTTCCGAGAGGGCCCCGGACTCCTCCCCACACGCCACATCACACTTCTGGGTGTGCATGGCAGAGCCCAAAGGCCacacttttgaaaaaaagaaaaacaagaataagCCCTGTTGTTCTttaaggagagaggaaggagctgAAGGCTGCTGGGGCCTTTCCCACGAGAGGCTGGCTGCTGTAAGAGCAAACTTCCcagcagcagcatggcacagTCCTAGGTGAGGGTTTCACCTTTTGTCACCTGTCAAAGGAAAACTGACAATTAGATAAATTCAAAAGCAATAGAGGgtctaaaattttattaaatttttatatcttaGGTAGCTGGGGAGTGGTAGAAAAAGGGGACAGCTTCGGAGTCCCAGAAAGCAGGTTTAAGTTCAGGCAAGgtatttaacttctctaagcctgTTTCTGCTTCCCAGTTTTTGCAGCAACAAGTGAGAATGTGTATTCTCTCTCACACAGCCACACCTGCCTCATGAGGACGCCCGGTGCCCGGCATACTCACCCTGGCTTCTATGTACTCTATTCTCCGCTCAAGAGCTGTCAATTTCTCATTTAGTGTTGCGAGTCTTGAGCGACAAGACATATCTAGTAAAAGAAGACAGACGTTCAGGATTAATGCCATTCCAGACATAGACACACGCCAGCCCCCTAAGATGAAGAGGAGGAATGCTGTATCATGCAAGGCACAAATGGGAGCGAGTGGGCAAAGCAAGGCAGTGGGAGGATAAGGTGAGAAGTATCTTAGGAACACAGCTGCTTAGGGAGGATCTGCTTAACCTCCTACCAAATGTGACAGGCAGAGAATACTGCTCCCCACAAGATGTCCAGACTTTAATCCCCAGAACCCACAAATACGTATCTCACAGGCaaaaggactttgcagatgtggcTAAGGTGAAGGACCTTGAGATTCTGGATTACCCAGATGGACCCCATGTAATCACAAGTCCATAAACGTAGACATGAAAGGCACGAGAAAGGCAGAAGGAGGACAAGGGATGTGAGTGGGATTCAACCTGTCATCAAAGGCTCCAAAGATGGAAGAAGGAGGCCATGACCCAAGGGATGCAAGTGATCTTTAGAAGCTGGGCATAGTCCTTAGTTGACAACCAGCAAGGAAATACAGATCTTATTCTTACAGCTGCAAGAGAATGAGTTCTGCCCACAAGCTATGGGCAAGGAATCAGCTCCTCTCCTAGAACCTCCAGCTGAGGAGGGAGGCTCTGGGCTGACACTGATTTCACCTCAGCAAACCACTGCTGGACTTCAGATGTACATGACttaagataataaatgtatgtGGTTTGTGTGACTACATTTGTGGTAATCTGTTATGGCAgccatagaaaatttaaaaaaaactgatacaCCAAGGCTGTACAGATGGCCACTTGATAATTAATGGGCAAACCAAGAGTTTCCAAGAGAGGGGAAATgataagaggaagaaaataatcttAATAGGGAAGAACAGTAGAGGTCAAGGAAGCAGCAGACCCTAGAAGGACAGAAGGTGTGGTGCTGCTGAGCTCATGGAGGCCCTGCCACGCTGCTGCTCTTGGGGCCCTTGATGACCCAACAGTCCCTGCACAGGCCTTTTGGAACAAGAGAAAACCTGGAGAGCATCAAAAACCCTGTGGGGCCTGCCTTCCATATGCAAAaggttccttttcttcctctaatTTTTCCAGTCTCTTTTATCACCTCGCCCAAAAGGAAACCAAGACTTGCTCTAAGATACCTTTTCCCTACAAAACTTCTCAACAGAAATCACTTGACCACTCTTCCTCCAACTGTTCTCCACATTCCAGGCACGCTAATTATTCCCACCCTCCTCCAACACTGATGTTCAGGCATCACTCAATAATCCCCACTTCTGAAGTTCTAAATATCTGCTCTCCAAGACAGTCTCCCACCCAGTGATTTAACACTTAGCTCACAATCCTCCCTTTCAACTTTTCCctagatgttatgcaaaagtacTTCAGCACCCAATTTAAGAAATCTCCCACACCCTGATTCTTGCCTCGACTTTCATCCCATCAAGTCCAAATCTTAACTCATCCTGCCTGCCTCAGCATTCTCCTTCAAGTCCATTCAAAGTGGACCTCTGAGAGGTCTTTGCCAAGTGGACATAATCCTCCCTCTTCTGTAAGGATTTGCCTATCCTGGACACTGTTCCTTCTTCCTTTAAatattgggtttgttttttttaaacaccaaaacCAGTCTTTATAGGGGtaagccaattaacaatgttgtgatagtttcacgtgaacagtaaagggactcagccatacaaatacaTGTTCTTGGCAGGGGggtggtgcgtgtgtgtgtgtgtatgtgtgtttaaccTGCAAGTGCTGCTGCTTCGAATTCCCAGGCCCAATAGGACCTAATCTCTTTTCAGCCTGGTTTTTAGAAGCTCAAAGGCTATTCAGAATGAGCACGCGTGTCATCACCGACAACCTGTCATTTCCCATAAAAAAAAGTCATGGCCACAATgaaggggtggggtggtgagAGGGAGGGTTCCTTCCTGGGTGGCTGTTCTGTTCCAGCTCTGTCAATCTGGTGATGAGTCAGAATCCAAGAACAACACTGTGTTACTGGCCTGCACAGATAAGCACTGCTGAAAATGTAACACATTAAACTCTAGAAACTTCagtcatatttcagattccattAAATAATACTGGTTCAAACAAAATACTGGGAAAGAACCTGGCAGCTGGACAAATTTGAAACCACAATGCATTTATATGTACATTATCATCAGACTTTAACTGAAAATGCCATGTGTCCTCATCAGGGTGTTTAACGGtgtgcatacatgaccactgctaACAAATGCCAGTTATCAAACAAC
Coding sequences within it:
- the LOC133235143 gene encoding von Hippel-Lindau disease tumor suppressor isoform X7, with protein sequence MPRKAGDAEEAEAGAQEASAEDPGAEREMEAGRLRPVLRSVNTREPSQVIFCNRSPRVVLPVWLNFDGEPQPYPTLPPGTGRRIHSYRGHLWLFRDAGTSDGLLVNQTELFVPSLNVDGQPIFANITLPASYVITDLTQLRKIKSMERAQGVSITRELLWWWGMRQATVQQLLDLLCHLELYRAAQIILN
- the LOC133235143 gene encoding von Hippel-Lindau disease tumor suppressor isoform X5, which produces MPRKAGDAEEAEAGAQEASAEDPGAEREMEAGRLRPVLRSVNTREPSQVIFCNRSPRVVLPVWLNFDGEPQPYPTLPPGTGRRIHSYRGHLWLFRDAGTSDGLLVNQTELFVPSLNVDGQPIFANITLPVYTLKERCLQVVRSLVKPEDYRRLDIVRSLYEDLEDHPNVQKDLVRLTQEHIESQRMAGEIEDV
- the LOC133235143 gene encoding von Hippel-Lindau disease tumor suppressor isoform X4 translates to MPRKAGDAEEAEAGAQEASAEDPGAEREMEAGRLRPVLRSVNTREPSQVIFCNRSPRVVLPVWLNFDGEPQPYPTLPPGTGRRIHSYRGHLWLFRDAGTSDGLLVNQTELFVPSLNVDGQPIFANITLPASYVITDLTQLRKIKSMERAQGVSITRELLWWWGMRQATVQQLLDLLCHLELYRAAQIILNFTHQKEGRRAPQLSDSIIGLPVPVYDCL